The following proteins are co-located in the Deltaproteobacteria bacterium HGW-Deltaproteobacteria-2 genome:
- the ftsW gene encoding putative lipid II flippase FtsW, whose product MDAVVRNEDKLPDIILLLVTLILVTVGTAMIYSSSSIIALEKFKDGQYFLKKQIFFVFVGITSMIIMTRVPYTQLRKWAYPGMLLSFVLLSLLLVPHLGMRRGGATRWLNLFGFSFQVTEMVKITIVVFLAHLLTRKAHQLKDFGKGVLVPLIATSIAILLILLEPDFGTAVIIATILLLMLFIAGAQIKHLSFLVAAFIPVGVALIFFKGYRLTRLTAFLDPWKDADNTGFQIIQSLLSFGSGGTFGVGIGDGMQKLFYLPEPHTDFILSIIAEESGFIGVTIVIVMFAVFAFRGFMIALKAPDLFGTLLAAGLTMVIVMEAFINIAGVMGLIPLKGLVLPFLSYGGTAFIMTMTAVGILLNISTQT is encoded by the coding sequence ATGGATGCTGTGGTTAGAAATGAAGATAAATTACCGGACATTATTTTGCTTTTAGTTACTTTAATTTTGGTAACTGTAGGCACGGCAATGATTTATTCATCCAGTTCCATTATTGCGTTGGAAAAGTTTAAGGACGGTCAATATTTCTTAAAAAAACAAATTTTCTTTGTGTTTGTGGGCATTACTTCCATGATTATTATGACCAGGGTTCCTTATACGCAATTAAGAAAATGGGCTTATCCGGGAATGTTATTATCTTTTGTCTTACTGTCACTGTTACTGGTACCGCATTTGGGGATGAGGCGTGGAGGGGCAACGCGTTGGTTAAATTTATTCGGCTTTTCCTTTCAGGTGACCGAGATGGTTAAGATTACAATAGTAGTTTTCCTGGCACACTTGCTTACCAGAAAGGCGCATCAACTTAAGGATTTCGGCAAAGGAGTTCTGGTTCCTTTAATAGCTACTTCAATTGCTATTTTGTTGATTTTACTGGAACCGGATTTCGGCACGGCCGTAATTATTGCCACTATTTTACTTTTAATGCTTTTTATAGCCGGCGCTCAGATAAAGCATCTGTCATTTTTAGTAGCGGCTTTTATTCCGGTCGGGGTAGCATTGATTTTTTTTAAGGGATATAGATTGACGCGGTTGACTGCTTTTTTAGATCCATGGAAAGATGCTGACAATACAGGTTTCCAGATTATTCAATCTCTGCTTTCTTTTGGTTCCGGTGGAACTTTTGGTGTGGGAATAGGAGACGGTATGCAAAAATTATTTTATTTGCCCGAGCCGCATACGGATTTTATCCTTTCCATTATCGCTGAGGAAAGCGGTTTTATAGGAGTGACGATTGTTATAGTCATGTTTGCCGTTTTTGCTTTTCGCGGCTTTATGATTGCGTTGAAGGCGCCTGATCTTTTCGGGACGTTGTTGGCCGCGGGACTAACCATGGTGATTGTGATGGAAGCATTCATAAATATTGCCGGTGTGATGGGACTTATACCACTGAAGGGTTTAGTTCTGCCTTTTTTGAGTTATGGCGGTACTGCATTTATCATGACTATGACGGCGGTGGGTATTTTATTGAATATTTCTACCCAGACTTGA
- the murG gene encoding undecaprenyldiphospho-muramoylpentapeptide beta-N-acetylglucosaminyltransferase, with product MRIVIAGGGTGGHLFPGIAIAEEFLARDNKTAIIFIGTQKGIESKLLGQLGYELREIDVEGVKGQGGKALIRGAYQIPKSMWQSRRILKQFCPDIVVGVGGYASGPAVLAAHFMSIPTVIAEQNAIPGITNKILGNFADKIFVTYTQTRTFFPQTKVIVSGNPVRAALVAKSGERKEKKDYRQLLIFGGSQGAEAINKSIMDMLPQLQGMKDKVRILHQTGARQLEEVKKAYEQFGIRAQVTSFIVDMAGAYADADLIICRAGATSLAEITAAGKAAILIPYPWAANDHQLKNAQAMASEGAAILIPEKELSGGKLFGVIEDQLRDEQKLHQMEENSLKLGKVDAAKTIVDNCIKLMTGKN from the coding sequence ATGCGCATTGTAATTGCGGGAGGAGGAACAGGCGGACACTTGTTTCCGGGAATTGCCATAGCTGAAGAATTTTTGGCAAGAGATAATAAAACAGCGATTATTTTTATTGGAACCCAAAAAGGCATTGAAAGCAAACTGCTTGGTCAGCTTGGTTATGAACTCAGAGAAATTGATGTTGAAGGTGTTAAAGGACAAGGGGGCAAAGCATTGATAAGAGGTGCTTATCAGATTCCCAAGAGCATGTGGCAATCGAGGCGCATTTTGAAACAGTTTTGCCCTGACATTGTAGTGGGAGTGGGCGGTTATGCTTCAGGACCGGCAGTGCTTGCCGCTCACTTTATGAGCATCCCCACAGTAATTGCGGAACAAAATGCTATTCCGGGCATTACTAATAAAATACTGGGCAATTTTGCAGATAAAATATTCGTAACATATACGCAAACGCGGACATTTTTCCCGCAAACAAAAGTTATTGTCAGCGGAAATCCAGTCCGGGCGGCACTGGTTGCCAAAAGCGGTGAGAGAAAAGAAAAAAAAGATTATCGGCAGTTGCTGATTTTTGGTGGATCGCAGGGCGCTGAGGCGATCAATAAAAGCATTATGGATATGCTGCCGCAGTTACAGGGCATGAAAGATAAGGTGCGTATTCTTCATCAAACCGGCGCTCGGCAATTGGAGGAAGTGAAAAAAGCTTATGAACAATTCGGCATTCGGGCGCAAGTGACGTCTTTTATTGTTGATATGGCCGGAGCTTATGCGGATGCAGATTTAATCATTTGTCGTGCCGGAGCCACATCACTTGCGGAAATTACAGCGGCGGGCAAAGCAGCGATTTTAATCCCGTATCCCTGGGCGGCCAACGATCATCAGTTGAAAAACGCGCAGGCTATGGCTTCCGAAGGCGCTGCTATCCTGATCCCGGAGAAGGAGCTTAGCGGTGGCAAGTTATTTGGTGTAATTGAAGATCAGTTACGGGATGAGCAAAAGTTGCATCAGATGGAAGAAAATTCATTAAAACTAGGCAAAGTTGATGCGGCAAAAACAATAGTTGATAACTGTATTAAATTAATGACCGGGAAAAATTAA
- a CDS encoding UDP-N-acetylmuramoyl-tripeptide--D-alanyl-D-alanine ligase translates to MNYESPKFLLDDVLKATTGNLVTGASEKTFYGISTDSRLVKKGNLFIALKGEKFDGHDFVNQALQLGAAGIIVHDAKVSKDLTDKNVTVIKVVDTLIALGDLAHEWRKRFSIAVIGLTGSSGKTTTKEMIAAIIGRKKNILKTDGNLNNLIGLPQTIFRLTTEHELAILEMGTNTRGEIKRLTQIALPDIGLITNIGPAHLAGFGSIDVVREEKGDLFLNMSPSGTIIVNIDDKAVALCAERWTGRKITFSMSPNADVTVKDIKMNGIKGMSFNLIVDENTQKVEMKIVGLHHVNNAMAAAAAAFAVGTDIKTIAEGLAEFRPFSGRMEMVKLRNGSFLLDDSYNANPASVREALMTLKDLKVHHNGFVFLGDMLELGTESEEMHRKIGMLIATIGINTLFLQGNFSRVTAAGAMEGGLSPENIFFLSNENNGINYLKENLKKGDWILVKGSRGMKMDKIVVQICENFGSDNINGHNKTIH, encoded by the coding sequence ATGAATTATGAGTCGCCGAAATTTTTGCTAGATGATGTATTGAAGGCAACCACCGGAAATTTAGTTACCGGGGCTTCGGAAAAAACGTTTTATGGAATTTCCACTGATTCTCGTCTGGTAAAAAAGGGGAATCTTTTTATCGCATTGAAAGGTGAAAAGTTTGATGGACATGATTTCGTAAATCAAGCACTGCAGCTGGGAGCTGCCGGAATTATAGTTCATGATGCAAAAGTTAGTAAAGATCTGACAGATAAGAATGTCACTGTGATTAAAGTTGTAGATACGTTGATTGCGTTGGGCGATCTTGCCCATGAATGGAGGAAACGGTTTTCCATTGCTGTAATTGGATTAACAGGATCTTCCGGGAAAACAACAACTAAGGAAATGATAGCGGCAATTATCGGCCGGAAGAAAAATATTTTAAAAACTGACGGAAATTTAAACAATTTGATCGGATTGCCTCAGACGATATTTCGCCTTACCACCGAACATGAGTTGGCTATTTTGGAAATGGGCACAAATACACGGGGGGAAATAAAAAGACTTACTCAAATTGCCTTGCCGGATATAGGTTTGATTACTAACATCGGTCCGGCGCATCTGGCCGGATTTGGTTCCATAGATGTTGTCAGGGAGGAAAAGGGAGATTTATTTCTTAATATGTCACCTTCGGGGACGATCATAGTTAACATTGACGATAAAGCAGTTGCCCTTTGCGCTGAGCGATGGACCGGTCGGAAAATTACTTTCAGTATGAGTCCTAATGCCGATGTTACTGTTAAAGATATAAAAATGAACGGCATCAAGGGAATGAGTTTTAATCTGATTGTCGATGAGAACACACAAAAAGTAGAAATGAAAATTGTTGGTCTGCATCATGTTAATAATGCCATGGCGGCGGCCGCTGCGGCTTTTGCTGTTGGTACAGACATCAAGACGATAGCGGAAGGCCTGGCGGAATTCCGTCCATTCAGCGGACGAATGGAAATGGTTAAACTGCGCAACGGGTCTTTTCTTTTGGATGATTCGTACAATGCCAATCCTGCTTCAGTACGCGAAGCGCTGATGACACTGAAAGATTTAAAAGTTCATCATAATGGTTTTGTTTTTTTAGGCGACATGCTGGAGTTGGGGACGGAATCAGAAGAAATGCATCGTAAAATAGGGATGCTGATAGCGACGATAGGAATCAACACTCTTTTTCTTCAAGGCAATTTTTCCAGGGTGACAGCCGCTGGAGCGATGGAAGGAGGGCTGTCGCCGGAAAACATTTTTTTCCTTTCTAATGAAAATAACGGGATTAATTATTTAAAGGAAAATTTAAAAAAAGGTGACTGGATTCTGGTGAAAGGTTCGCGCGGGATGAAGATGGATAAAATTGTGGTTCAAATATGCGAGAATTTCGGCAGCGATAATATAAACGGGCATAATAAAACTATTCATTAA
- a CDS encoding UDP-N-acetylenolpyruvoylglucosamine reductase — MAGKNEIKKALSDVVAGKILYDEPMSSHTSLAVGGKADALVFIKNEDQLLEVVKKLKEKKINFLPVGNLTNIIVRDGGYRGAILLMTGMKKISYEYTPESGYLVTAQAGAALAKVVNMSVSDELTGLEFCAGIPGTVGGAVWMNAGAYGKEMKDVIKAISLMDAEGEIKTMNSEEISFSYRKTLLPPDTVILAAQFKLKKGEREKIKKKINEILQWRQKKHPLEFPNAGSIFKNLPMQIAGKLIEDMGMKGMSIGGAQISPKHANFIVNRGSATASDVLELIALIQSRAEKEKGVKLETEVVIVGED; from the coding sequence ATGGCCGGCAAAAATGAAATTAAAAAAGCGTTGAGCGATGTAGTAGCCGGAAAAATATTGTATGATGAGCCAATGTCGAGTCATACATCGCTTGCTGTTGGCGGGAAAGCCGACGCTCTTGTGTTTATAAAGAATGAAGATCAACTGCTTGAGGTTGTAAAGAAACTTAAAGAAAAAAAAATTAATTTTTTGCCGGTGGGTAACCTGACCAATATTATTGTTCGGGATGGCGGATACCGGGGAGCAATATTGCTGATGACCGGAATGAAAAAAATAAGTTACGAATATACGCCGGAAAGCGGTTATCTTGTTACTGCTCAGGCAGGTGCGGCATTGGCAAAGGTTGTCAACATGTCCGTGTCGGACGAACTAACAGGACTTGAGTTTTGCGCCGGTATCCCGGGTACGGTGGGTGGTGCCGTATGGATGAATGCCGGAGCTTACGGGAAAGAAATGAAAGATGTTATAAAGGCAATATCTTTGATGGATGCTGAAGGCGAAATCAAGACAATGAACAGCGAAGAAATATCTTTCAGTTACCGCAAGACATTGTTACCTCCCGACACAGTAATATTGGCTGCTCAATTTAAACTTAAAAAAGGTGAACGCGAGAAAATTAAGAAAAAAATAAATGAAATTCTGCAATGGCGACAGAAAAAACATCCTTTGGAATTTCCTAATGCCGGTTCCATTTTTAAGAATTTGCCCATGCAAATAGCCGGTAAACTTATTGAAGACATGGGTATGAAAGGAATGAGTATCGGAGGCGCGCAAATATCACCCAAACACGCCAATTTTATTGTTAACAGGGGTAGTGCCACGGCTTCTGATGTTTT
- a CDS encoding UDP-N-acetylmuramate--L-alanine ligase encodes MQRKVKCIHFVGIGGIGMSGIAEVLVNLGYHIGGSDVQNSETTARLQKLGAQVVIGHAAENIGNADVVVTSTAVKANNPEVIEAHRKNIPVIPRAEMLAELLKMKFSVAVSGSHGKTTTTSMISTILARGGLDPTMVIGGKLASIGSNARLGDGEIIVAEADESDGSFLKLSPTIAVITNIDREHLDFYAGITEIKEAFLKFANIVPFYGCTVICSDNINAREIIPLIKRRMITYGIESPADYSAREIKFFKRKTTYNLAYKGTNSGKIELTVPGMFNVYNSLAAIAVARELNLDFATIKKGLQSFSGVQRRLEIKGRVGDITVVDDYGHHPTEIKETLAAMRQVWKDRLIVVFQPHRFTRTKALFDEFTKAFRDVDILIINDIYPASEEPIAGINSAALCEAIRQTGQTHVKYIAQAESTVKYLLKTVKSQDTVLTLGAGSIYKIGENFLKQLKAGKIKK; translated from the coding sequence ATGCAGCGCAAAGTAAAATGCATTCATTTTGTGGGAATCGGGGGCATCGGTATGAGCGGGATTGCCGAAGTTCTGGTTAATCTCGGTTATCACATCGGCGGCTCCGACGTTCAAAATTCGGAAACAACGGCGCGATTGCAGAAACTTGGTGCGCAGGTGGTCATCGGACATGCTGCGGAAAATATCGGCAATGCCGATGTAGTTGTAACTTCCACGGCGGTAAAAGCAAATAATCCGGAAGTTATAGAAGCTCACCGGAAAAATATTCCGGTAATTCCGCGGGCGGAAATGCTGGCGGAACTTCTCAAAATGAAATTTTCTGTCGCCGTCTCCGGTAGCCATGGCAAAACTACGACCACATCGATGATATCCACGATTCTGGCCCGCGGTGGATTGGATCCGACGATGGTCATCGGGGGAAAACTTGCCAGTATCGGCAGCAATGCCCGATTAGGCGATGGAGAGATTATTGTGGCGGAGGCGGATGAAAGTGATGGATCATTTTTAAAATTGTCGCCTACAATTGCCGTAATTACAAATATTGACCGCGAACATTTGGATTTTTATGCGGGCATTACTGAAATCAAAGAGGCATTTCTCAAATTTGCCAATATCGTTCCCTTTTACGGTTGTACGGTTATTTGCAGCGATAATATTAACGCGCGGGAAATTATTCCATTAATTAAACGCAGGATGATAACTTATGGTATTGAATCGCCGGCAGACTATAGTGCCAGAGAAATAAAGTTTTTCAAAAGAAAAACAACCTATAATCTCGCTTATAAAGGAACGAATTCAGGCAAGATCGAATTAACTGTTCCGGGTATGTTTAATGTCTATAATTCTTTAGCGGCAATAGCAGTGGCACGCGAGCTGAATCTTGATTTTGCAACAATCAAGAAAGGTTTGCAGAGCTTTTCGGGAGTTCAGCGCCGCCTAGAAATTAAAGGAAGAGTGGGCGATATCACAGTGGTTGATGATTATGGCCATCATCCGACGGAAATTAAAGAGACACTGGCTGCCATGCGGCAAGTATGGAAAGACAGACTCATTGTAGTTTTTCAGCCACACAGGTTTACCCGGACAAAGGCGCTCTTTGATGAATTTACCAAAGCTTTCAGGGATGTCGACATATTGATTATCAATGACATATACCCGGCCAGCGAAGAACCTATTGCCGGAATAAATTCCGCCGCGCTTTGCGAAGCGATAAGACAAACCGGGCAAACACATGTGAAATATATTGCGCAGGCGGAAAGCACTGTAAAATACTTATTAAAGACAGTAAAATCACAAGATACTGTTCTGACTCTGGGGGCAGGCAGTATTTATAAAATTGGCGAAAATTTCTTAAAACAACTGAAGGCAGGGAAAATAAAAAAGTAA
- a CDS encoding UDP-N-acetylmuramoyl-L-alanyl-D-glutamate--2,6-diaminopimelate ligase: MNLRRLIEGLDIINISGDSHQDISSVCYSADKCEAGSLFVAVAGLKHDGHDFIMDAIARGARAIVHEKDFNVPSAVTAVRVVDSRRSLSVLAKNYFGNPSAELVLIAVMGTNGKTTISYLLESILKAAGFNCGVLGTVNYRYNDKIYPAPNTTPESYDLQKILRAMADDHVTHAVAEVSSHAVDLKRVDDCDFDLGVFTNLTRDHLDYHLTMENYFQAKKRFFAEVLPQSKKVHPQKMIINADDRWGQRILKEVNLPVVTYGMENESLIRAASYELALSGIKARVSLGEETFSIESSLIGKFNLYNILAAAGAASVLKISPSTIKKGIENLFCVPGRLEKVDSSSGLNIFVDYAHTDDALRRVLQNLTELKKKRIITVFGCGGNRDHGKRPLMGEAATTYSDLTIVTSDNPRLEDPLSIIAEIETGIDQSRIQKILPGNLQSENVAHRYTVIPDRRKAIETAISAAQEEDIILIAGKGHEDYQILGTDKVPFDDRIVVKQILESGSCLS, encoded by the coding sequence ATGAATCTGCGTCGTTTAATTGAAGGATTAGACATAATCAATATTTCCGGAGACTCTCATCAGGATATCTCTTCTGTCTGTTATTCTGCGGATAAATGCGAAGCAGGCTCGCTGTTTGTTGCTGTTGCCGGTTTAAAACATGACGGGCATGATTTTATTATGGACGCGATAGCTCGTGGAGCGCGGGCCATTGTTCATGAAAAAGATTTCAATGTTCCTTCTGCCGTGACAGCAGTTAGGGTGGTCGACAGCCGGCGTTCTTTAAGTGTTTTAGCCAAAAATTATTTTGGTAATCCTTCTGCCGAGTTGGTGCTTATTGCTGTTATGGGGACAAACGGTAAAACAACAATATCTTATCTTCTGGAATCTATACTTAAAGCGGCAGGTTTTAATTGCGGAGTTTTGGGCACGGTTAATTACCGTTACAATGATAAGATTTATCCGGCACCTAATACTACTCCCGAATCTTATGATTTGCAGAAAATCTTACGCGCGATGGCTGATGATCATGTCACTCATGCTGTTGCCGAAGTTTCATCTCATGCTGTTGATTTAAAGAGGGTTGATGACTGTGATTTTGATTTAGGTGTTTTTACTAATCTTACCCGTGATCATCTCGATTATCACTTGACGATGGAAAATTATTTTCAGGCTAAGAAACGATTTTTTGCTGAAGTATTGCCTCAAAGCAAAAAGGTTCACCCGCAAAAAATGATTATTAATGCCGATGATCGGTGGGGGCAAAGAATCCTAAAAGAGGTTAATTTGCCGGTCGTAACTTACGGCATGGAAAATGAAAGCTTAATCCGAGCTGCAAGCTATGAATTAGCATTATCCGGAATAAAAGCACGGGTTAGTTTAGGCGAGGAGACTTTTTCTATAGAATCATCGCTTATAGGTAAATTTAATCTTTATAATATTCTGGCTGCTGCCGGTGCTGCTTCTGTCTTAAAAATTTCTCCTTCAACAATTAAAAAGGGAATAGAAAATTTATTTTGTGTCCCCGGTCGCCTGGAGAAAGTTGATTCATCATCGGGACTTAATATTTTTGTCGATTATGCTCATACGGATGATGCTTTGAGGCGTGTACTGCAAAATTTAACAGAGCTGAAGAAGAAACGCATTATCACGGTTTTCGGCTGCGGCGGGAATAGAGATCACGGCAAGAGACCACTTATGGGTGAAGCGGCCACAACATACAGTGATCTGACTATTGTGACATCAGATAATCCCCGTCTGGAAGATCCGTTGTCTATTATTGCTGAGATAGAAACTGGAATTGATCAAAGCAGGATACAGAAAATATTGCCCGGCAATTTACAATCGGAGAATGTTGCTCATCGCTACACAGTAATACCCGATCGGAGAAAGGCCATTGAAACCGCAATAAGTGCAGCACAAGAAGAAGATATTATTCTAATTGCAGGAAAAGGTCATGAGGATTATCAGATTTTGGGAACAGATAAAGTGCCGTTTGATGATCGTATTGTTGTAAAACAAATTTTGGAATCAGGAAGCTGCTTAAGTTAA
- a CDS encoding phospho-N-acetylmuramoyl-pentapeptide-transferase, translated as MIYHLLYPLHTTISFFNVFRYITFRTIFAAITALLICLIVGPWMIRKLQDMQIGQQIREDGPQSHLTKKGTPTMGGVLIILAVVISTLLWTNLSINYIWLILLVTVGYGLIGFIDDYSKLAGKSSKGVSGKKRLVAEIIIALFVSIVLYLKPGFNSQVTIPFFKTILPNLGWGYVLLSTFIIVGAANAVNLTDGLDGLAIGPAIICFATYILFAYFAGNVKVASYLRVTHISGAGELAVFCGALVGAGLGFLWFNAYPAEIFMGDVGSLSLGGALGTLAIITKQEILLAIVGGIFVVETFSVIFQVGYFKMTGGKRILRMAPLHHHFELKGWAEPKVIVRFWIISILLALMAISTLKLR; from the coding sequence GTGATTTATCATTTATTATATCCGTTACACACAACGATTTCGTTCTTTAACGTATTTCGTTATATAACTTTCCGAACGATTTTTGCGGCGATAACCGCGCTTTTAATTTGTCTGATCGTTGGTCCTTGGATGATTCGGAAGCTCCAGGACATGCAAATCGGCCAGCAGATCAGAGAAGACGGGCCGCAAAGTCATTTGACCAAAAAAGGCACTCCTACGATGGGAGGAGTTTTAATTATCCTTGCTGTGGTAATTTCCACTCTGCTTTGGACCAATCTTTCCATTAATTACATCTGGCTGATATTGCTGGTGACAGTGGGTTATGGCTTAATTGGATTTATTGATGATTACAGCAAACTTGCCGGTAAAAGTTCTAAAGGTGTCTCCGGTAAAAAAAGGCTGGTTGCGGAAATTATAATTGCCCTGTTCGTCAGCATAGTTCTTTATTTAAAACCAGGCTTCAATTCGCAGGTAACGATTCCTTTTTTTAAAACGATATTGCCTAACCTTGGCTGGGGCTATGTACTGCTTTCCACATTTATCATCGTCGGCGCGGCCAATGCCGTAAATTTAACAGACGGCTTGGATGGCTTGGCTATTGGTCCTGCAATAATCTGTTTTGCCACTTATATACTTTTTGCTTACTTTGCCGGAAACGTTAAAGTCGCTTCTTATCTGCGGGTTACTCACATTTCCGGTGCCGGTGAATTGGCGGTCTTCTGCGGAGCCCTGGTGGGGGCAGGCCTCGGCTTTCTCTGGTTTAATGCTTATCCTGCGGAAATTTTTATGGGAGATGTCGGTTCACTTTCTCTTGGCGGAGCGTTGGGAACTCTTGCGATAATAACCAAGCAGGAAATATTGCTGGCTATTGTCGGCGGCATATTTGTAGTGGAAACATTTTCAGTAATTTTTCAGGTTGGTTACTTCAAAATGACCGGAGGAAAACGCATTCTTCGGATGGCACCCCTGCATCATCATTTCGAATTGAAAGGATGGGCGGAACCGAAAGTAATTGTACGTTTTTGGATTATTTCTATTTTGTTGGCGTTAATGGCGATAAGCACATTGAAATTACGCTAG
- the murD gene encoding UDP-N-acetylmuramoyl-L-alanine--D-glutamate ligase — protein sequence MNLTGKKIVVIGMGKTGIAAARFFGKQGAKVIVTDEQPIDKWGAEFEQIAKEKWLEIGNYNVRILMGACIVVPSPGVPPHNDLLVEALKKNIPVISEIEMAYRFLKVPVIAVTGTNGKTTTTTLLGEILQYSGKKTFVGGNIGNPLIEYVEGSQKDDFIVAEISSFQLQWIEKFRPFIAVLLNITCDHINYHGSFAEYRRIKTRVFANQTKTDFAILNAADPEQEEIDRIINAQVIKFSSKRVLPKGIFIKKNNIVFRMPGEDEEQYPLNIINLPGLHNVENVMAAIMAARFCGCSQENIIAAVSAFHGLPHRIEFAGEKNSIKFYDDSKGTNVGSVERALETFDKPVILLLGGRDKDGDFETLRPLLKTKTKKVILFGEARERIASLIGKDTPLVKKNKLKEAVESAYQDAQSDDVILLSPGCASFDEFANYKERGNFFKEVVKNL from the coding sequence ATGAATCTTACCGGTAAAAAAATAGTTGTGATTGGCATGGGCAAAACGGGAATTGCCGCTGCAAGATTTTTTGGAAAACAAGGCGCGAAAGTAATAGTAACTGATGAGCAGCCGATTGATAAATGGGGGGCTGAATTTGAACAGATAGCTAAAGAAAAATGGCTGGAAATCGGCAACTATAATGTCCGTATTTTAATGGGTGCATGCATAGTTGTTCCTTCTCCCGGCGTTCCTCCCCATAATGATTTGTTAGTTGAAGCATTGAAAAAAAACATACCGGTTATCAGTGAAATTGAAATGGCTTATCGATTCTTGAAAGTTCCGGTAATTGCCGTAACCGGAACTAACGGTAAAACGACAACGACAACCCTGTTGGGTGAAATTTTGCAATACTCGGGAAAGAAAACTTTTGTCGGCGGAAACATTGGCAATCCTTTGATTGAATATGTGGAAGGCTCACAGAAAGATGATTTTATCGTTGCTGAAATCAGCAGTTTTCAACTCCAGTGGATAGAAAAATTCAGACCGTTTATTGCTGTTCTTCTGAATATAACCTGTGATCATATCAATTACCATGGTTCTTTCGCTGAGTACCGACGCATCAAGACCAGAGTATTTGCTAATCAGACAAAAACGGATTTTGCGATTCTTAATGCCGCGGATCCGGAGCAGGAAGAAATAGACAGGATCATTAATGCGCAAGTTATAAAGTTCAGTTCTAAAAGAGTGCTGCCAAAGGGAATATTTATTAAGAAAAATAACATTGTTTTTAGGATGCCCGGCGAGGATGAAGAGCAATATCCCCTAAACATTATAAACCTTCCCGGATTGCATAATGTGGAAAACGTGATGGCAGCGATAATGGCGGCGCGCTTCTGTGGTTGCAGTCAGGAAAATATCATTGCGGCTGTTTCTGCATTTCACGGATTACCTCACCGCATCGAATTTGCGGGGGAAAAGAATTCAATTAAATTTTACGATGATTCCAAGGGGACAAATGTTGGTTCCGTTGAGCGGGCGCTGGAGACATTTGATAAACCCGTGATTTTACTTTTGGGTGGTCGCGATAAAGATGGTGATTTTGAAACTTTGCGGCCATTGCTTAAAACAAAAACAAAAAAAGTGATTTTGTTTGGTGAAGCGCGTGAACGGATCGCTTCGTTAATCGGCAAAGATACGCCACTCGTGAAAAAAAATAAATTAAAGGAAGCGGTGGAAAGCGCTTATCAAGACGCTCAATCCGACGATGTGATTTTACTGTCGCCGGGTTGTGCCAGCTTTGATGAATTTGCCAATTATAAAGAACGGGGTAATTTCTTTAAGGAGGTCGTGAAGAATCTTTAA